In a genomic window of Meleagris gallopavo isolate NT-WF06-2002-E0010 breed Aviagen turkey brand Nicholas breeding stock chromosome 1, Turkey_5.1, whole genome shotgun sequence:
- the LOC104909278 gene encoding protein piccolo-like isoform X1, with the protein MQVPTIEKSHSSPGSSKSSSEGHLRSHGPSRSQSKTSVTQTHLEDAGAAIAAAEAAVQQLRLQPTAHKSGQSNHARKQHRHSIAGVLPIQRTQSDNLPPPANDNKDQSQLALRKVMSDGPVKPEGARSTNHRPAESSVSTGSSVSSFGSGYSMDSEGSSSATGENNLFPIPRIGKMSQNGQEPIKQSGVGLTDAEGKKKYKQRYSGIPFYL; encoded by the exons ATGCAGGTGCCCACCATTGAGAAATCCCACAGCAGTCCAGGGAGCTCCAAATCTTCTTCTGAAGGACATCTACGTTCTCATGGGCCATCCCGCAGCCAAAGCAAAACCAGCGTCACTCAAACACACCTTGAAGACGCTGGGGCAGCCATCgctgctgctgaagcagctgTCCAACAGCTTCGCCTTCAACCAA CAGCACATAAAAGCGGTCAATCTAATCATGCCaggaagcagcacagacacagcaTAGCAGGAGTCCTCCCTATTCAAAGAACTCAGTCTGACAATCTGCCTCCACCAGCCAATGACAACAAAGACCAAAGCCAACTAGCCCTCAGGAAAGTGATGTCTGATGGACCAGTCAAGCCTGAAGGAG CAAGGTCTACTAACCACCGACCTGCAGAAAGTTCTGTCTCCACTGGCTCATCAGTCAGTAGCTTTGGCAGTGGATACAGCATGGATagtgaaggcagcagcagtgccacgGGAGAGAATAATCTGTTTCCCATCCCAAGAAT agGGAAGATGAGCCAGAATGGACAAGAACCAATAAAGCAGTCAGGAGTGGGATTAACTGATGCAGAAggtaaaaagaaatacaaacaacgCTACAGTGGTATTCCCTTCTATTTATAA
- the LOC104909278 gene encoding protein piccolo-like isoform X2: protein MQVPTIEKSHSSPGSSKSSSEGHLRSHGPSRSQSKTSVTQTHLEDAGAAIAAAEAAVQQLRLQPTHKSGQSNHARKQHRHSIAGVLPIQRTQSDNLPPPANDNKDQSQLALRKVMSDGPVKPEGARSTNHRPAESSVSTGSSVSSFGSGYSMDSEGSSSATGENNLFPIPRIGKMSQNGQEPIKQSGVGLTDAEGKKKYKQRYSGIPFYL from the exons ATGCAGGTGCCCACCATTGAGAAATCCCACAGCAGTCCAGGGAGCTCCAAATCTTCTTCTGAAGGACATCTACGTTCTCATGGGCCATCCCGCAGCCAAAGCAAAACCAGCGTCACTCAAACACACCTTGAAGACGCTGGGGCAGCCATCgctgctgctgaagcagctgTCCAACAGCTTCGCCTTCAACCAA CACATAAAAGCGGTCAATCTAATCATGCCaggaagcagcacagacacagcaTAGCAGGAGTCCTCCCTATTCAAAGAACTCAGTCTGACAATCTGCCTCCACCAGCCAATGACAACAAAGACCAAAGCCAACTAGCCCTCAGGAAAGTGATGTCTGATGGACCAGTCAAGCCTGAAGGAG CAAGGTCTACTAACCACCGACCTGCAGAAAGTTCTGTCTCCACTGGCTCATCAGTCAGTAGCTTTGGCAGTGGATACAGCATGGATagtgaaggcagcagcagtgccacgGGAGAGAATAATCTGTTTCCCATCCCAAGAAT agGGAAGATGAGCCAGAATGGACAAGAACCAATAAAGCAGTCAGGAGTGGGATTAACTGATGCAGAAggtaaaaagaaatacaaacaacgCTACAGTGGTATTCCCTTCTATTTATAA
- the LOC104909278 gene encoding protein piccolo-like isoform X3, with amino-acid sequence MQVPTIEKSHSSPGSSKSSSEGHLRSHGPSRSQSKTSVTQTHLEDAGAAIAAAEAAVQQLRLQPTNDNKDQSQLALRKVMSDGPVKPEGARSTNHRPAESSVSTGSSVSSFGSGYSMDSEGSSSATGENNLFPIPRIGKMSQNGQEPIKQSGVGLTDAEGKKKYKQRYSGIPFYL; translated from the exons ATGCAGGTGCCCACCATTGAGAAATCCCACAGCAGTCCAGGGAGCTCCAAATCTTCTTCTGAAGGACATCTACGTTCTCATGGGCCATCCCGCAGCCAAAGCAAAACCAGCGTCACTCAAACACACCTTGAAGACGCTGGGGCAGCCATCgctgctgctgaagcagctgTCCAACAGCTTCGCCTTCAACCAA CCAATGACAACAAAGACCAAAGCCAACTAGCCCTCAGGAAAGTGATGTCTGATGGACCAGTCAAGCCTGAAGGAG CAAGGTCTACTAACCACCGACCTGCAGAAAGTTCTGTCTCCACTGGCTCATCAGTCAGTAGCTTTGGCAGTGGATACAGCATGGATagtgaaggcagcagcagtgccacgGGAGAGAATAATCTGTTTCCCATCCCAAGAAT agGGAAGATGAGCCAGAATGGACAAGAACCAATAAAGCAGTCAGGAGTGGGATTAACTGATGCAGAAggtaaaaagaaatacaaacaacgCTACAGTGGTATTCCCTTCTATTTATAA